A single Marinobacter sp. es.042 DNA region contains:
- the gluQRS gene encoding tRNA glutamyl-Q(34) synthetase GluQRS, translating to MNNPHYRGRFAPSPTGPLHFGSLVTALASFLEARSQGGQWFIRIEDLDPLREPPEATGQIIASLDAHGLFPDEPVRFQSRRHDAYQHAINRLLESGYAYRCQCSRKELQANEGRHPNQCRTRTEIDGDRPFAIRFALEDEDCHWHDQLLGPQHQTVQAELDDPVILRKEGFYAYQLAVVVDDIDQGITDVVRGSDLLDMTAQQQQIYRALGALPPRWLHIPVILNEQGQKLSKQTHAPALDDNKPVDNLFMALVALGQNPPANLASGSLDSLLEWGRSNWRRGAIHLTSQ from the coding sequence ATGAACAACCCTCATTACCGGGGCCGGTTTGCGCCCTCTCCGACAGGCCCGCTGCATTTTGGCTCCCTCGTTACCGCACTTGCCAGCTTTCTGGAAGCCCGCAGCCAGGGCGGCCAGTGGTTTATCCGCATTGAAGACCTGGACCCTCTGAGAGAGCCGCCGGAAGCGACCGGCCAGATCATTGCCAGCCTTGACGCCCACGGGCTGTTTCCCGACGAGCCGGTACGCTTTCAATCCAGACGTCACGACGCCTATCAGCACGCCATTAACCGGCTGCTTGAAAGCGGCTACGCGTATCGTTGCCAGTGCTCGCGCAAGGAATTGCAGGCCAATGAGGGGCGCCACCCGAACCAGTGTCGCACTCGCACAGAAATCGACGGTGACCGGCCATTCGCGATCCGCTTTGCCCTCGAAGACGAAGACTGCCACTGGCACGACCAGCTGCTGGGGCCACAACACCAGACGGTGCAAGCAGAGCTTGACGATCCGGTCATCCTCCGCAAGGAGGGGTTCTACGCCTATCAGTTGGCGGTGGTGGTCGATGACATTGATCAGGGCATCACGGACGTGGTGCGTGGCTCGGATCTGCTGGACATGACGGCGCAGCAGCAACAGATTTATCGGGCCCTGGGAGCTCTTCCTCCACGCTGGCTTCACATCCCGGTCATACTCAATGAGCAGGGTCAGAAACTGAGCAAGCAGACCCATGCGCCAGCTCTTGATGATAACAAGCCTGTCGACAACCTGTTCATGGCGCTCGTTGCCCTTGGCCAGAACCCGCCTGCCAACCTGGCCAGCGGTTCGCTGGATTCGCTGCTGGAGTGGGGCCGGAGTAACTGGCGACGGGGCGCCATCCACCTGACATCCCAGTGA
- the dksA gene encoding RNA polymerase-binding protein DksA: protein MATTAEQPRERFTNFTPYEMKKGEEYMSAEMLQHFKDLLLQWKQELMEEVDRTMHHMQEDAANYADPSDRATQEEEFSLELRTRDRERKLIKKIDQTIDRIDKDDYGFCDQCGVEIGIRRLEARPTATLCIDCKTLAEIRERQTGI from the coding sequence ATGGCAACTACTGCAGAACAACCACGCGAACGTTTTACCAACTTCACCCCCTATGAAATGAAGAAGGGTGAAGAGTACATGAGTGCGGAAATGCTCCAGCACTTCAAGGATCTGCTGCTGCAATGGAAGCAGGAGCTGATGGAAGAAGTCGACCGCACCATGCACCACATGCAGGAAGACGCCGCAAATTACGCGGATCCCAGCGATCGCGCAACCCAGGAGGAAGAATTCAGCCTGGAGCTGCGTACCCGCGACCGCGAGCGGAAGCTGATCAAGAAGATTGACCAGACCATCGACCGCATCGACAAAGACGACTATGGCTTCTGCGATCAGTGTGGCGTGGAAATCGGTATCCGCCGTCTGGAAGCTCGACCAACAGCCACCCTGTGCATCGACTGCAAGACACTGGCCGAGATTCGCGAACGCCAGACCGGCATCTGA
- the folK gene encoding 2-amino-4-hydroxy-6-hydroxymethyldihydropteridine diphosphokinase → MMTDVFIGLGSNLKDPADQLARAVSALATLPETVLVAQSPFYASRPVGPQDQPDFVNGAVWLRTSLPPHQLLDELQSIEQKHGRERLRHWGPRTLDLDILLYDEQVLDDERLTIPHRELRNRDFAIQPLLDLKAGLTLPDGTPIAKLRRQCPDNGLRKLPPADYP, encoded by the coding sequence ATGATGACAGACGTCTTTATCGGTCTTGGCAGCAACCTGAAAGACCCTGCTGATCAACTTGCCAGGGCGGTCTCCGCCCTGGCTACCCTGCCGGAAACAGTTCTGGTAGCCCAATCGCCGTTTTATGCCAGCCGCCCGGTCGGCCCCCAGGACCAGCCGGACTTCGTCAACGGTGCCGTGTGGCTTAGAACCTCCCTGCCACCGCACCAACTCCTTGACGAACTGCAGAGTATCGAACAGAAGCATGGCCGGGAACGGCTCAGACACTGGGGTCCCCGCACGCTCGACCTGGATATACTGCTCTACGACGAACAGGTACTCGACGATGAGCGCCTCACCATCCCCCATCGGGAGCTTCGAAACCGGGACTTTGCAATCCAGCCCCTGCTGGACCTGAAGGCCGGCCTGACTCTGCCCGACGGCACACCGATTGCCAAACTGCGTCGCCAATGCCCCGACAACGGCTTGCGCAAGCTTCCACCGGCGGATTACCCTTAA
- a CDS encoding AAA family ATPase produces the protein MQNPDLYDHPVDGFQVIETHISQVVLTGDYAYKIKKPMDFGFLNFSTLDRRKHFCEEELRLNRRLADKLYLEVVPITGTPDNPILGGEGEAFEYAIKMRQFGQEHLFDRLQEQGKLTPEPLTDLARQVAAFHEQLPPVPDDKPLGTPEAVFAAMQENFDQIRPMIDDSDLLMQLDNLQAWTESTFERHRELIARRRDSGMVRECHGDLHLANITRFEDEVTVFDCIEFNEPFRWIDVINDLAFLLMDLESRGESALANQVLNTYLEYRDDFEALPLLPLYKAYRAMVRAKIALFTMGNPGLTDAEKADLMQRYRAYAQLAEDYGTIPNHYLLATTGLSASGKTCVSAAMANELGLIRLRSDVERKRLHGLAPLESSRSPTGGNLYTEEATEKTYQRLAELASHVLAAGFPVIVDAASLKQKERALLASIAEDQGVPFALIHCEAPEDLRREWIRNRKGDASEATEELLDAQQTWFEPLTVEEKSHTIHLHTDQEHVAEAVADRIRQHLGIPGGKAD, from the coding sequence ATGCAGAATCCAGACCTGTACGACCATCCTGTCGATGGTTTCCAGGTTATCGAAACTCACATCTCACAGGTGGTTCTGACCGGTGACTACGCCTACAAGATCAAGAAGCCGATGGATTTCGGCTTCCTGAACTTCTCCACCCTCGATCGCCGAAAGCATTTCTGCGAGGAGGAGCTCAGGCTCAATCGGCGACTGGCCGACAAACTGTATCTGGAGGTGGTACCCATCACCGGCACGCCCGACAACCCCATCCTCGGTGGGGAGGGAGAAGCCTTCGAATACGCGATCAAAATGCGTCAGTTCGGCCAGGAGCATCTCTTCGATCGCCTGCAGGAACAGGGAAAGCTGACGCCCGAACCACTCACGGACCTGGCCCGTCAGGTCGCTGCCTTCCATGAGCAGCTACCGCCTGTGCCGGACGACAAGCCGCTTGGCACTCCGGAAGCCGTGTTCGCTGCCATGCAGGAAAATTTTGACCAGATCCGGCCGATGATTGACGATTCGGATCTGCTCATGCAGCTGGACAACCTCCAGGCCTGGACCGAATCCACCTTCGAACGCCACCGGGAGTTGATTGCCCGTCGTCGCGACAGCGGAATGGTGCGGGAATGCCATGGCGACCTCCATCTCGCCAATATCACCCGCTTCGAGGATGAGGTAACGGTTTTCGACTGCATTGAATTCAACGAACCGTTCCGCTGGATCGATGTGATCAACGATCTCGCGTTCCTGTTGATGGATCTGGAGTCCCGTGGGGAAAGCGCCCTTGCCAACCAGGTGCTCAATACGTACCTGGAATACCGCGACGACTTCGAAGCCCTGCCCTTGTTGCCGCTTTATAAGGCATACCGGGCTATGGTGCGCGCCAAGATTGCCCTGTTTACCATGGGAAACCCGGGGCTCACTGATGCTGAAAAAGCCGACCTGATGCAGCGCTATCGAGCCTACGCCCAGTTGGCCGAGGATTACGGCACTATTCCGAATCACTATCTGCTGGCAACCACCGGGCTGTCCGCCAGCGGCAAGACCTGCGTCAGCGCCGCCATGGCCAATGAACTGGGGCTGATACGCCTGCGCTCCGATGTCGAACGCAAGCGCCTGCACGGACTGGCACCCCTGGAGAGCTCCCGCTCACCGACCGGTGGCAATCTGTACACCGAGGAAGCGACAGAGAAAACCTATCAGCGGCTGGCAGAGCTTGCCAGTCACGTTCTGGCCGCCGGTTTCCCGGTGATTGTGGACGCCGCCAGCCTGAAACAGAAAGAGCGGGCCCTGCTGGCATCGATAGCCGAAGATCAGGGTGTGCCCTTTGCCCTGATCCATTGCGAGGCGCCGGAAGATCTGCGCCGGGAGTGGATCCGCAATCGCAAGGGCGATGCCTCCGAGGCAACCGAGGAATTGCTGGACGCCCAGCAAACCTGGTTTGAACCGTTAACCGTGGAAGAGAAGAGCCACACCATCCACCTGCACACTGACCAGGAGCATGTGGCAGAGGCGGTGGCCGACCGTATCCGCCAACACCTGGGCATCCCCGGCGGAAAGGCCGACTAA
- the sfsA gene encoding DNA/RNA nuclease SfsA, translating into MKFPEPLVEGRLIRRYKRFLADVRLPDGSEITAHCPNTGSMLGCQPEDARVWLSYSDNPKRKLQYTWELVETSPGQLACVNTARPNSQARAAVQAGTVAELAGYSECRAEVKYGSEKSRIDLLLSGHDTAADAWVEVKNVTLAEDAQGFFPDAVTERGQKHLRELIAQVEQGDRAVLFFVVNHTGIQTVRPADHIDRKYGELLREACDAGVEVIAYRADLSESDGTPTGVLTLTESVPVILEV; encoded by the coding sequence ATGAAGTTTCCAGAACCGCTGGTTGAAGGCCGGCTTATCCGCCGCTACAAACGCTTTCTGGCAGACGTGCGGCTGCCGGATGGTTCAGAAATTACGGCCCATTGTCCGAACACCGGCTCCATGCTGGGCTGTCAGCCGGAGGATGCCCGAGTCTGGCTTAGCTATAGCGATAACCCCAAGCGCAAACTCCAGTACACCTGGGAGTTGGTGGAAACCTCGCCCGGGCAACTGGCCTGTGTGAACACCGCCCGGCCGAACAGCCAGGCCCGGGCGGCTGTGCAGGCCGGCACCGTGGCGGAGCTGGCCGGCTATTCCGAGTGCCGCGCCGAGGTTAAGTATGGTTCGGAGAAAAGCCGGATCGACCTGCTGCTTTCCGGCCATGACACCGCGGCCGATGCCTGGGTGGAGGTCAAGAATGTCACGCTGGCGGAAGATGCTCAGGGTTTTTTCCCCGATGCGGTGACCGAGCGCGGCCAGAAGCATCTGCGGGAGCTGATTGCCCAGGTTGAGCAGGGCGATCGCGCAGTGCTGTTTTTCGTGGTGAATCACACCGGCATTCAAACCGTTCGCCCGGCGGACCATATTGATCGAAAATACGGTGAGTTGCTGCGGGAGGCCTGCGATGCTGGCGTGGAAGTGATTGCCTATCGTGCCGATCTGAGCGAGAGCGACGGCACGCCAACAGGTGTGTTGACCCTGACCGAATCGGTGCCCGTTATTCTGGAAGTCTGA
- the pcnB gene encoding polynucleotide adenylyltransferase PcnB — MPKRLVDKLRSFMPGNGKKKARTYQRREIPRDQHNVSRSVISEPAKKVLHRLNKSGYEAYLVGGGVRDILLGGKPKDFDIATNATPEEVHDLFRNSRLIGRRFRIVHVVFGREVIEVTTFRGNAAEADTDTDDDDRRTSEHGLLLRDNVYGNQEEDALRRDFTVNALYYCIRDFTVIDFANGIEDLRNRQLRLIGDPETRYREDPVRMLRAIRFAAKLDFDIEPETEAPIGELAPLLTHIPPARLFEEVLKLFSAGHGEATYDLLNRYDLLEPLFPETARAIQNGEPDELIRQALRNTDARIAQGKSVTPYFLFAAMLWPALQAEWHRRQDNGDPVQPALHGAIGKVIGRQVQATSIPKRFSGPMKEIWELQMRLPRRQGKRAFATMTHPRFRAAYDFLLVREASGEIEHGLGQWWTEFQAQDERGQERMLSQLSTDAPQKRRRRRKPAKRPAQ; from the coding sequence ATGCCTAAAAGACTCGTCGACAAACTCCGTTCCTTCATGCCCGGCAACGGAAAAAAGAAAGCCCGCACCTACCAGCGACGGGAAATTCCCAGGGACCAGCACAACGTCTCCCGCTCGGTAATCAGCGAACCCGCCAAGAAAGTTCTGCATCGCCTGAACAAATCAGGCTATGAAGCATACCTCGTGGGCGGCGGCGTAAGAGACATCCTGCTGGGCGGCAAGCCCAAGGATTTCGACATTGCGACCAATGCCACCCCCGAGGAAGTGCACGACCTGTTCCGGAACTCCCGGTTGATCGGACGGCGATTCCGGATTGTCCACGTGGTTTTTGGCCGCGAAGTGATTGAGGTGACTACTTTCCGGGGCAACGCCGCGGAAGCCGATACCGACACCGATGATGACGATCGCAGGACCAGTGAACACGGCCTGCTGCTGCGAGACAATGTCTACGGCAACCAGGAAGAGGACGCCCTGCGTCGCGACTTCACCGTCAATGCGCTTTACTACTGCATCCGCGATTTTACCGTGATCGATTTTGCCAATGGCATCGAGGATCTTCGCAACCGCCAGCTGCGTCTCATTGGCGACCCGGAGACCCGCTATCGGGAAGACCCGGTACGGATGCTTCGCGCTATCCGCTTTGCGGCCAAGCTCGACTTCGACATTGAGCCCGAAACTGAAGCCCCCATTGGGGAGCTGGCGCCACTGTTGACCCATATCCCTCCGGCCCGACTGTTTGAAGAAGTGCTCAAACTGTTTTCAGCCGGCCATGGTGAGGCCACCTACGATCTGCTCAACCGTTATGACCTTCTCGAACCACTGTTTCCGGAGACCGCCCGGGCTATCCAGAACGGAGAACCGGATGAACTGATACGGCAGGCTCTCAGAAACACAGATGCCCGTATTGCCCAGGGCAAGTCGGTTACGCCTTACTTCCTGTTTGCCGCCATGCTCTGGCCTGCACTCCAGGCGGAGTGGCATCGCAGGCAGGATAACGGTGACCCGGTCCAGCCGGCACTGCACGGCGCCATCGGAAAGGTGATTGGCCGCCAGGTGCAGGCAACCTCGATTCCGAAACGTTTCTCCGGGCCCATGAAGGAAATCTGGGAACTCCAGATGCGCCTGCCCCGCCGACAGGGCAAACGGGCCTTTGCCACCATGACTCATCCACGGTTCCGCGCGGCTTACGATTTCCTGCTGGTTCGCGAGGCGTCCGGCGAGATTGAACACGGGCTTGGCCAATGGTGGACCGAGTTCCAGGCACAGGATGAACGGGGCCAGGAACGGATGCTGTCACAGCTGAGCACCGATGCACCCCAAAAGCGTCGTCGCCGCCGCAAACCGGCCAAACGCCCCGCTCAGTAA
- a CDS encoding ATP-binding protein → MSFSPSGLLLASLLYLILLFGIAWFTEKGMVPRRWVRHPLVYVLSLGVYAGIWAVYGAVGMAAESGYGFLAYYLGISGAFLLAPVLLNPVMRIGRAYQLTSLADLFAYRYRSQWAGTLVTLCSGGAILALLSMQIQAVATSASILAPDTSPAVISVMFSLIVVLFAMLFGARRDQNSENHQGLVLAIAFDSLVKLVALLVLGGVILFGVFDGMSGLESWLDNRTSPATTMTLSIDDGSWRALMLMSFAGALVLPHMYHMTFSENPSPKALAKASWGLPLYLLLLGLPVPLILWGGQELAVTTGPGFFAIGVAQALESPVLTLLMYIAGLSAASGLMIVSTLALAGMALNHVVLPLKTPKDQGDIYQWLQWIKRLLIAVIIFLALLFHEVVGKNLDLSILGAISLSGTLQLLPGALGVIYWPEGNRRGLIAGLVVGLAIWVVTLVLPFSHTANLLAWLDAPLIPDYSNWHIFTFVSLSANITVFALISILSTSTSEENSAAQACSLGALSRPQRRELLATSSSDFVRQLAEPLGYGVARREVERALGQLKLPNVEYRPYQLRRLRDQVEINLSGLLGPSVARDMVKRHLGFKPMAQGGTAQDIRYVERALGDYQNRLTGLAGELDNLRRHYRQTLQNLPIPACSVGEDGEILMWNHAMEALTGITADDVVGARLMALPEHWHLLLDDFNRGPDLHRYKHRLDLRGKPHWLNLHKAALSGPDHTEGGSIILVEDQTETRLLEDELMHSERLASVGRLAAGVAHEIGNPVTGISSLAQNLKLETDNPDILDTADQIQQQTRRISTILQSLMNFARTGNHAQANRYEPITIHRCVEESINLLSLSDKGLGIHYVNDCPPSLQVLGDEQRLVQVFVNLLANARDASPEGGTIRVSGKGDGYSAIIEVVDEGSGIPGDQLDHIFEPFYTTKAPNKGTGLGLSLVYSIIEEHYGNVQVESPANADTGRGTCVRLRLPAYEPETGTIAISQNQRS, encoded by the coding sequence ATGAGTTTTAGTCCCTCCGGCCTGCTGCTCGCCAGCCTCCTGTATCTGATTTTGCTGTTCGGCATCGCCTGGTTCACCGAAAAAGGCATGGTCCCCCGGCGCTGGGTTCGCCACCCCCTGGTTTATGTGCTCAGCCTGGGCGTCTATGCCGGCATATGGGCCGTCTACGGTGCGGTTGGTATGGCCGCCGAATCCGGCTACGGCTTTCTGGCTTACTATCTCGGCATCAGCGGCGCTTTCCTGCTGGCGCCCGTGCTTCTGAACCCGGTCATGAGGATCGGACGCGCCTATCAGCTCACGTCCCTCGCCGATCTGTTTGCCTACCGCTACCGAAGCCAGTGGGCTGGCACCCTGGTCACCCTCTGCTCCGGCGGGGCCATTCTGGCCTTGCTGAGCATGCAGATACAGGCCGTCGCCACCTCTGCGAGCATTCTCGCGCCGGACACATCGCCTGCGGTAATCAGCGTGATGTTCAGCTTGATCGTGGTGCTTTTCGCCATGCTATTCGGGGCAAGGCGCGACCAGAACTCGGAAAACCATCAGGGGCTGGTGCTGGCCATTGCTTTTGATTCGCTGGTTAAACTTGTGGCATTGCTGGTGCTCGGGGGCGTCATTCTGTTTGGGGTCTTTGACGGTATGAGCGGACTGGAAAGCTGGCTGGACAACCGGACGTCGCCGGCCACCACCATGACCCTGAGCATCGACGATGGGAGTTGGCGGGCACTGATGCTGATGTCCTTTGCCGGTGCTCTGGTGCTGCCACACATGTATCACATGACCTTCAGCGAGAACCCCTCTCCCAAGGCGTTGGCCAAAGCCAGCTGGGGTCTGCCGCTTTATCTGTTACTGCTCGGCCTGCCGGTGCCCCTTATCCTATGGGGGGGCCAGGAACTGGCAGTGACCACCGGGCCCGGCTTCTTTGCCATCGGGGTTGCACAGGCGCTGGAAAGCCCCGTACTGACGCTGCTCATGTACATTGCCGGCCTGTCTGCGGCCAGCGGCCTGATGATCGTCAGCACCCTGGCACTCGCGGGCATGGCCCTGAACCACGTGGTGTTGCCCCTGAAAACCCCGAAAGACCAGGGCGATATCTACCAATGGCTGCAGTGGATCAAGCGCCTGCTCATCGCCGTGATCATTTTCCTGGCGCTGCTGTTTCATGAAGTTGTCGGCAAAAACCTCGACCTGTCCATTCTCGGCGCCATTTCCCTCTCCGGCACTTTGCAACTGCTGCCCGGCGCCCTGGGCGTGATTTACTGGCCCGAGGGCAATCGCCGCGGCCTGATCGCCGGCCTTGTTGTCGGGCTGGCCATCTGGGTGGTGACGCTCGTGCTGCCATTCTCGCACACGGCCAATCTGCTGGCCTGGCTGGATGCGCCACTGATACCGGACTACAGCAACTGGCATATCTTCACGTTCGTCAGCCTGAGTGCCAACATTACCGTGTTTGCGCTGATTTCCATCCTCAGCACCAGCACCAGTGAGGAGAACAGCGCAGCCCAGGCCTGCTCACTGGGCGCACTGTCCCGCCCGCAACGCCGTGAATTGCTGGCCACATCCTCCAGTGACTTTGTGAGACAGTTAGCGGAGCCGCTGGGCTATGGTGTGGCGCGGCGAGAAGTGGAGCGGGCACTGGGCCAGTTGAAACTGCCCAATGTGGAGTATCGGCCGTACCAGCTCAGGCGACTGCGCGACCAGGTGGAAATAAACCTGTCCGGCCTGCTCGGCCCCTCCGTAGCCCGGGACATGGTCAAGCGCCATCTCGGCTTCAAGCCCATGGCCCAGGGCGGCACCGCCCAGGACATCCGCTATGTGGAGCGCGCCCTCGGCGACTACCAGAACCGATTGACCGGCCTGGCCGGCGAGCTGGACAACCTGCGCCGGCATTACCGCCAGACCCTTCAGAACCTGCCGATTCCTGCCTGCTCCGTAGGCGAGGACGGTGAAATCCTGATGTGGAACCACGCCATGGAGGCGCTCACCGGCATCACCGCTGATGACGTGGTCGGTGCCAGGCTGATGGCACTGCCCGAGCACTGGCACCTGCTGCTTGATGACTTCAACCGTGGCCCGGACCTGCATCGCTACAAGCACCGGCTGGACCTGCGAGGCAAACCCCACTGGCTGAACCTTCACAAAGCGGCCCTGAGCGGGCCGGACCACACCGAAGGTGGCAGCATTATCCTGGTGGAGGACCAGACCGAAACGCGGCTGCTTGAGGACGAACTGATGCACAGCGAACGGCTGGCATCGGTGGGAAGACTCGCCGCCGGTGTCGCCCACGAGATCGGGAACCCGGTCACCGGTATCTCCTCCCTGGCCCAGAACCTGAAACTGGAAACCGACAACCCGGATATTCTCGACACGGCGGACCAGATACAGCAGCAGACACGGCGAATCTCCACCATCCTGCAGTCGCTGATGAACTTTGCCCGCACCGGCAACCATGCCCAGGCCAACCGGTACGAGCCGATAACGATTCACCGCTGCGTGGAAGAATCGATCAACCTGCTGTCTCTCAGTGACAAGGGCCTGGGCATTCACTATGTCAACGACTGCCCGCCCTCTTTGCAGGTGCTGGGAGATGAGCAGCGCCTGGTCCAGGTATTCGTCAACCTGCTGGCAAACGCCCGCGATGCCTCACCGGAAGGCGGCACCATCCGGGTCAGTGGAAAGGGCGATGGCTACTCCGCTATCATCGAGGTGGTTGATGAGGGCTCCGGTATTCCCGGAGATCAACTCGATCATATCTTCGAGCCGTTTTACACCACCAAGGCCCCCAACAAGGGAACCGGTCTTGGCCTGTCGCTGGTGTACAGCATTATTGAAGAGCACTATGGCAACGTTCAGGTGGAAAGCCCGGCTAATGCCGACACCGGCCGCGGAACCTGCGTGAGGCTGAGATTGCCAGCCTACGAACCGGAAACCGGCACTATTGCCATCAGCCAGAACCAAAGGTCTTGA
- a CDS encoding pentapeptide repeat-containing protein: protein MDDKSEHEVHQISHPLYDILRSEDMQAFNAEKAKLAEFPSFAHGDFRGLDLRGMDAKGLDFRHAYFRGADLRGVDFSKSRMEGSSIASAKISGCYFPHRLDADEVVMSLNHGTRMRYTILPK from the coding sequence ATGGACGATAAAAGCGAACACGAAGTACATCAGATCAGTCACCCGCTCTACGATATTCTTCGTAGCGAGGACATGCAGGCGTTCAATGCTGAAAAGGCAAAGCTTGCAGAGTTCCCCAGTTTCGCCCATGGCGATTTCCGGGGTCTGGATCTCAGGGGAATGGATGCCAAGGGGCTGGATTTCCGCCACGCCTACTTCCGGGGCGCCGACCTGCGAGGTGTCGACTTCTCGAAATCCCGAATGGAAGGCTCCAGTATTGCCAGCGCCAAGATTTCCGGCTGCTATTTTCCGCATCGCCTGGACGCCGATGAGGTCGTCATGTCCCTGAATCACGGGACCCGCATGCGATACACAATCTTGCCGAAATGA
- a CDS encoding sigma-54-dependent transcriptional regulator, translated as MPRILIVEDEDIIRSAVRKLLLHAGYEVADAASVEEAEQNHEPDQFDLIISDLRLPGAAGTELINRAPNTPVLIMTSYASLRSAVDSMKMGAVEYIAKPFDHDEMLAAVENILARKPADRNSGDGSAPALETPESSDPANIMFGQCEPMQRVFTLIRKVAPTETTVLIQGESGTGKELAARALHLLSPRAAKPLISVNCAAIPESLIESELFGHEKGAFTGAVSARTGLIEAADGGSLFLDEIGELPAEAQARLLRVLQESEIRKVGSTQSRTVNVRMIAATHRNLKAMTRTGEFREDLYYRLNVMQIRIPPLRERQSDILGLARRFLKRQGERMGKPDLNLSPEAMRALERHRWPGNVRELENAIERATILCDGDVITPSLLDLDSEGSDEYIPETLVDGNNEQTHTREVDASNDLSLEDYFQHFVLENQDRMSETELAQKLGISRKSLWERRQRLGIPRKKSSGN; from the coding sequence ATGCCTCGCATTCTGATCGTGGAAGACGAAGACATTATTCGCTCGGCAGTGCGCAAACTGTTGCTGCATGCCGGCTATGAGGTCGCCGATGCCGCCTCCGTTGAGGAAGCCGAACAGAACCACGAACCCGATCAGTTCGATCTGATCATTTCCGACCTGCGCCTGCCGGGCGCAGCGGGCACCGAACTGATCAATCGCGCACCCAACACGCCGGTGCTGATCATGACCAGCTATGCCAGCCTGAGATCAGCAGTGGACTCCATGAAAATGGGCGCCGTTGAGTACATCGCCAAACCGTTTGATCACGATGAAATGCTGGCCGCGGTCGAAAACATTCTGGCCAGGAAACCCGCTGACCGGAACTCGGGTGACGGCTCGGCACCAGCCCTGGAAACGCCGGAAAGCAGCGATCCTGCCAACATCATGTTCGGCCAGTGTGAGCCAATGCAGCGGGTATTCACGCTGATCCGTAAAGTAGCACCGACAGAAACCACGGTCCTGATCCAGGGCGAATCAGGAACCGGCAAGGAGTTGGCGGCCCGCGCCCTGCACCTGCTCAGCCCCCGCGCTGCCAAGCCGCTGATTTCGGTCAACTGCGCGGCCATCCCCGAAAGCCTGATTGAATCGGAACTGTTCGGCCATGAAAAGGGCGCTTTCACCGGTGCGGTATCGGCCAGGACCGGCCTGATCGAGGCCGCCGATGGCGGCAGCCTGTTTCTGGACGAAATCGGCGAACTGCCGGCCGAAGCCCAGGCACGCCTGCTACGGGTCCTGCAAGAGAGCGAGATCCGGAAAGTCGGCTCCACCCAGAGCCGTACCGTCAACGTGCGGATGATTGCCGCCACCCACCGAAACCTCAAGGCCATGACGCGTACCGGGGAATTCCGGGAAGACCTCTACTACCGGTTGAACGTCATGCAGATCCGTATCCCGCCGCTGCGTGAGCGCCAGAGCGATATTCTGGGACTGGCCCGCCGCTTCCTGAAGCGCCAGGGCGAGAGAATGGGCAAGCCCGATCTCAATCTCAGCCCCGAAGCCATGCGCGCCCTCGAACGCCATCGCTGGCCGGGAAACGTACGGGAACTGGAGAACGCCATTGAGCGCGCAACCATCCTGTGTGACGGCGACGTGATCACGCCCTCATTGCTGGACCTGGACAGCGAAGGCAGCGACGAATACATCCCCGAGACTCTCGTGGACGGCAACAACGAGCAGACACATACCCGGGAGGTGGATGCGTCCAACGATCTCTCCCTCGAAGATTACTTCCAGCATTTTGTTCTCGAGAACCAGGATCGCATGAGTGAGACGGAACTGGCCCAGAAACTGGGCATCAGCCGAAAATCACTCTGGGAACGTCGCCAGCGTCTCGGCATCCCCCGGAAAAAATCCTCCGGCAACTGA
- a CDS encoding Rieske (2Fe-2S) protein → MSSVPHTWQPVCPASELALGQFVEFRLREKAREPAGMPLTGFLFLDGGTPRAYLNICPHLGVELNWMPGRFMDSDNLFIQCSTHGALFKPSDGECIAGPCQGDALAQLDLRERDGQIEVRLPE, encoded by the coding sequence ATGAGCAGCGTCCCGCATACCTGGCAGCCCGTCTGTCCAGCCTCTGAGCTGGCATTGGGCCAATTCGTGGAATTCCGGCTCCGGGAGAAGGCCCGGGAGCCGGCAGGCATGCCGCTGACCGGGTTCCTGTTTCTGGATGGTGGCACGCCCCGCGCCTACCTGAACATCTGTCCGCATCTGGGCGTTGAACTGAACTGGATGCCCGGCCGGTTCATGGATTCCGACAACCTGTTTATCCAGTGTTCCACCCACGGCGCCCTGTTCAAGCCCTCAGACGGCGAATGCATTGCCGGGCCCTGCCAGGGCGATGCGCTCGCCCAGCTGGACCTGCGGGAGCGGGACGGCCAGATTGAGGTCAGACTTCCAGAATAA